A window of Rhizobium sp. CC-YZS058 genomic DNA:
CCGACTGCATCCTTGACCCCGCATGAAACAGCGGCCCTGCTGCAGCTCATCCGCGATATCCGCGCGCGCGGCGTGGCCGTTCTCTACATTTCCCACCGTCTGCCGGAAGTGAAGGAGATCGCCGACCGGGTGACGGTGCTGCGCGACGGGCGCCTGGTCGCCTCGCATGAAGCACGCACGCTCGAGCCGTCCGACATGGCGCGGCTGATGGTCGGCCGCGATGTCGCCAAGCTCTATCCCGACCGTCACGAGGCGGCCTCGCGCGAGGCCGTGCTCGAGGTTTCCGATCTCACCGTGCCCGGCTATGCCCGCCATGCGTCCTTCACGCTGCGCAAGGGCGAGATCCTCGGTTTTGCCGGTTTGATCGGCGCCGGTCGTACGGAACTGATGGAGGGCATGGTCGGCCTTCGGCCATCCAAGGGCACGATCCTGATGGATGGCCGTCCGGTGCGGTTTGCCGACGTGAAGGCGAGTCTCCGGGCGGGCATCGTCTATCTGAGCGAGGATCGCAAGGGCAAGGGCCTGCTGCTCACCAAGGATCTGCGCGTCAACCTCACGCTCGCCGCCCTCGGCCGCTTTTCCCGCGGGGGCCAGGTGGATCGCAAGCGCGAGGACGAGGCGCTCGACACCGCCATCCGCGATTTCGACATCCGCACCCGGCGCAAGGACCTGCTGGCCGCCCAGCTTTCGGGCGGCAACCAGCAGAAGCTGCTGCTTGCCAAGATGATGATGCTCGAGCCACGGATCGTCATCATCGACGAGCCCACGCGCGGTATCGACATCGGCACCAAGGAACAGATCTACGCCTTCATTGCGAAACTTGCCGCGGAAGGGCGCTCGATCATCGTCGTCTCCTCTGAAATGCCGGAGCTGATCGGCATTTGCGACCGGATCCTGGTCATGCGCAACGGCGAGATCGCCGGAGAGCTGTCCGGCGCCGCCATGACGGAGAACGAGATCGTCGTGCTCGCCACCGGCGTTACGCAAGAGGCTGCTTTGAGGACTGCATCATGACCAATCTCGCCGCCGAGGGGCCAAAGCCGACACGCTCTCTCAAGGACCTCGATCTTGCCGCCGTCGCGCCCTTCATCGCGCTGGCGCTGCTGCTGGTGCTGGGCGCCTTCGCGCATCCGAATTTCCTGAGCATCGACAATATGACGAACGTCATCACGCGTTCGGCCTTCATTGCGGTCATTGCGGTCGGCGCCACCTTCGTCATCACCTCCGGCGGGCTCGATCTGTCGGTCGGCGCCATGGTCGCCTTCGTGGCGAGCGTGATGATCCTGTTCCTGAACTCCGGTCTGACGGGCGATCCCACGCTGACGCTGGCCTGCGGCGTGGTGCTCGCGATCCTGGTCGGGGCTGCCTGCGGGCTCGCCAATGGCCTGGTGACGACGGTCGGGCGTATCGAGCCCTTCATCGCGACACTCGGCGCCATGGGCATCTATCGCGGCCTCACCACCTGGCTTTCCCAGGGCGGCGCCATCACGCTGCGCGATCCGGCGGTCCAGTCGCTCTATCGTCCCGCCTATTTCGGCACCATTCTCGGCGTGCCGGTGCCGATCGTCGTCATTCTCGTCACCGCCCTCATCGGCGCCTTCCTGCTCTATCGCACGCGCTATGGCCGCCATGTGGTGGCGGTCGGCTCGAACGAGGATGTCGCGCGTTACTCCGGCATCCATGTCAACCGGGTGCGCACCATCGCCTATGTGATCCAGGGCCTGTGCGTGGCGATCGCCGTGCTGATCTATGTCCCGCGCCTCGGCTCCACCTCGGCCACGACCGGCATCCTCTGGGAACTGCAGGCGATCACCGCCGTCGTCGTCGGCGGCACGGCGTTGCGCGGCGGCGTCGGGCGCATCTGGGGCACGATCTGCGGCGCCTTCATTCTGGAAATCGTCGGCAACATCATGCTGCTGTCGAACTTCGTCAGCGAATATCTGCTGAGCGCCATCCAGGGCGCGATCATCATCATCGCCATGCTCGTGCAGCGCTCGTTGATGCGCAAGGGCTGAAACGGTCAGGAATAAGGGTTCGCAGGGCACCCCGGCAAAAGGCCGAGAGACCCTTTACGACAATGGGAGGAGATAACCATGAAGACGACACTACTGGGACTGGCGCTCGCGGCGCTGATGTCCGCTACCGCGTTTGCGCAGGAAACGAAGACGATCGGCGTCTCGATCCCGGCCGCTGACCATGGCTGGACATCGGGCGTGGTCTTCCATGCCGAGCGCGTCGCCAAGCTGCTGATGGCCGAACATCCGGGCCTGAACGTCATCGTCAAGACCTCGCCGGATGCCGCCACCCAGGCCAATGCCGTGCAGGATCTTTCGGTCCAGGGCATCGACGCACTGGTCATCCTGCCGTCCGACCCGGATCCGCTGGTCAACGCCATCAAGGAAGTCAAGGACAAGGGCAAGTTCGTGACGATCGTCGACCGCGCGCCGAGCGTGAACGACAATACCATCCGTGATCTCTATGTCGCCGGCAACAACCCGGCGCTCGGCGAAGTCGCCGGCAAGTACATTGCCGAGAAGACGCCGGACGCCGAAGTCGTCGTCATTCGCGGCCTGCCGATCCCGATCGACCAGCAGCGCCAGGACGGGTTCGACAAGGGCATCGCCGGCTCGAACGTCAAGGTTCTCGACCGCCAGTACGGCAACTGGAACCGCGACGACGCCTTCAAGGTCATGCAGGACTTCCTGACCAAATATCAGAAGATCGATGTGGTCTGGTGCCAGGACGACGACATGGCCGTCGGCGTGCTGCAGGCGATCGAACAGGCCGGCCGCAAGGACATCCAGTATGTCGTGGCCGGCGCCGGTTCCAAGGACATGATCAAGCGCGTCATGGATGGCGACAAGATGGTGCCGGTCGATGTGCTCTATCCGCCGGCGATGGTCGGTACAGCCATGGAACTGACCGCCTCGGCGCTCTACGACCAGGTTCCGGTCAGCGGCACCTATACGCTGGACGCGACGCTCGTCACGCCCGAGAACGCGAAGAACTTCTATTTCCCCGACTCGCCGTTCTGATCCCACGACCACGAAGGCCGCCCGCGCCCGCCGCGGGCGGCCTTCGGCTGACACCCGTGTCGCTGATTGTGGACCCCTGGAGGCCGGCGGCGCGTGAAGACGGATCGACCCGCCGATGCGCGGCGCCGACAGCTTGAAGGAGACGACAGATGAAGACGATCAAGGGACCGGGCCTGTTTCTCGCGCAATTCGCCGGCGATGCCGCCCCCTTCAATTCCTGGGATTCCATCACCAAATGGGCCGCCGATTGCGGCTATATCGGCGTTCAGCTGCCAACCTGGGACTCCCGGCTGATCGACCTCAAGCAGGCCGCGACGTCCAAGACCTATTGCGACGAGCTGGCCGGCAAGGCCCGCGACAATGGCGTCGTCATTACCGAGCTTTCGACCCATCTGCAGGGCCAGCTGGTTGCCGTTCATCCGGCCTATGACGAAGGCTTTGATGGCTTTGCGGCGCCGGAGGTGCGCGGCAACCCGAAGGCGCGGCAGGAATGGGCGGTCGAGCAGGTCAAGCTGGCGCTGACCGCGTCCAAGAATCTCGGCCTGAATGCCATGGCAAGCTTCTCCGGCGCACTGGCCTGGCCTTTCCTCTATCCCTGGCCGCAGCGCCCCGCCGGCCTAGTGGAAACCGCCTTCGACGAACTCGCCCGCCGCTGGATGCCGATCCTCGACCATGCCGAAGAGTGCGGCGTCGATATCTGCTACGAGATCCATCCCGGCGAAGATCTGCACGATGGCATCACCTATGAGATGTTCCTGGAGCGCACCGGCAATCATGCCCGCGCCTGCATGCTCTACGATCCGTCGCACTACATCCTCCAGTGCCTCGACTATCTGGAGAACCTCGACATCTACAAGGACAGGATCCGCATGTTCCACGTCAAGGATGCGGAGTTCAATCCGACCGGGCGCCAGGGCGTCTATGGCGGCTTCCAGAGCTGGGTGAACCGGGCAGGCCGCTTCCGCTCTCCGGGCGACGGCCAGGTGGATTTCGGCGCCGTCTTCTCCAAGCTCACCGCCAATGATTTCGACGGCTGGGCGGTCGTGGAATGGGAATGCGCGCTCAAGCACCCGGAAGACGGTGCGGTCGAGGGCGCCGAATTCGTCAAGCATCACATCATTCGCGTGACCGAAAAGGCCTTCGACGATTTTGCCGGCGGCGGCACGGACGAGGCTGCCAACCGCCGCATGCTGGGGATTTCCTGAGCAGACGGACGAAGACTGGCCTGCGCCCTTGCCGAAGGGGAGCGCAGGCCACTAGAGCATTTCCAGCCGAAGCGTGATCGCTTCGGCGTCGGACAATGCGGCCAAAACAAAGACATAGAGCATTGGAGGTGATCCCGTCATCGCCGGAAATGCTCTAGGCCAGCGGTCGAGGCCGCGGCGGGCCGAGACAGGAACAAGGGAGAGCAGGATGGCAATCGAAGGCAAGGCGGATGGGGTCAAGCACGGGCGGATCCGGCTCGGCATGGTGGGCGGTGGCGCGGGCGCCTTTATCGGCGCGGTCCACCGCATGGCGGCGCGGCTCGACGATCGCTTCACGCTGGTGGCCGGGGCGCTGTCCTCGACGCCTGAAAAGGCGCAGGCCTCGGGGCGCGATCTGGGCCTCGACCCCGCGCGCATCTATTCCGATTATCGCCAGATGGCGATCCGCGAGGCCAAGCTGAAGGACGGCATCGAGGCGGTGGCGATCGTCACGCCCAACCATGTCCATTTCGAAGCGGCGCGTGAGTTCCTCAAGCGCGGCATCCATGTGATCTGCGACAAGCCGCTGACCTCGACCTTGAGCGACGCCCGCAAGCTGCAGGCGCTGGCGGCCGAGAGCGACGCGCTCTTCATCCTCACCCACAATTATACCGGCTATCCGATGGTGCGTCAGGCGCGTGCCATGGTGGCCCGCGGCGATATCGGCACGGTGCGGCTGGTGCAGATCGAATATCCGCAGGACTGGCTGACCGATGCGGTGGAGAAGACCGGCTCCAAGCAGGCCGAGTGGCGCACCGACCCGGCGCGCTCCGGCGCCGGCGGCTCCACCGGCGACATCGGCACCCATGGCTACAATCTCGGCGCCTTCGTTTCAGGCCTCGAACTCGACGAGCTCGCCGCCGATCTCGACAGCTTCGTCGAAGGCCGGGCGCTGGACGACAACGCCCATGTCCTGCTGCGCTTCAAGGAAAAGGACGGTGTGCGGGCCAAGGGCATGCTCTGGTGCAGCCAGGTGGCGCCAGGCCATGAAAACGGCCTGCAGGTGCGGGTCTACGGCACCAAGGGCGGACTGGAATGGACGCAGAAGGACCCGAACTATCTCTGGTATACCCGCCATGGAGAGCCCAAGCAGTTGATCACCCGCATGGGCGCCGGCGCACTCGCCGAGGCCAACCGCGTCTCGCGCATTCCGCCCGGCCATCCGGAGGGCTATCTTGAGGGTTTCGCCACCATCTACACCGAAGCTGCAGAGGCGATCCGCGCCAAGCAATCGGGCGCCGCGCTCGATCCGGCCGTCACCTATCCGACGGTGGACGACGGGATGAAGGGCATGATTTTTGTCGATGCCTGCGTTCGTTCGTCCAAGAAGAACGGCGGCTGGGTGAAAGTCTAAACAGATCGAAAAACAACTTGATCCTAAAGTCGAATCACCTAAAGTAGAGATGCCTAAAGGTATTTTTAGGTAAATGGTTCATGACGAGCCGGTCTGCGTCTGGGGGCAACCAGGCGCAGATCCTCGTTGTGTTTGCGACGCTGAGGTAAACCATCCATCATTTGCCGCTGCGGTCGGCGCTGCGGTGCCCGGCGGATGGGCGTCCCTGCGGCGTTGCATCGCCCTCCTCTCGGGCGGATCGGCGCACAGCAATGGCTCGTCGCAAGGATCCCGGCGATGGTGCCCTCGGGCCCGTCGGGGTTCTGCCAAGCGCGGCAGACGCGGTTGTTGCCGGGAAGAGCCTGATCAGCCGCGCTTCTTCTCCGGTTTCGAGCCAGGCTCTCGCTCTCGTCCTGCAGCCCACATTCCTCTCATCTGCAGGCGGCACGTTGACTTTTCCGCTGGTGGATTTACTGCAACGTTTCAGTTCCACGAACCAGGACCTGAGCCATGACCGACCGCATCCCCGATCCCGCGCTGCTTGCCGATCGCTTTCCGGGCGATTTCCTGTTCGGTGTCGCGACAGCCGCCTTCCAGATCGAGGGAGCGGCCAAGGCGGACGGCCGCAAGCCCTCGATCTGGGATGCCTTTTCGAACATGCCGGGCCGGGTTTTCGGCCGGCACAATGGCGATGTCGCCTGCGATCACTATCACCGGCTCGAACAGGACCTCGACCTGATCGCCTCGCTCGGCGTCCAGGCCTACCGGTTTTCGATCGCCTGGCCACGCGTCTATCCGGATGGAACGGGGCCGATCAACGAGAAGGGCCTGGATTTCTACGATCGTCTGGTCGACGGGCTGCAGGCCCGCGGCATCAAGGCCTTCGCCACGCTCTACCATTGGGACCTGCCGCTGATGCTGGCCGGCGACGGCGGCTGGACGGCGCGCTCCACGGCCTATGCCTTCCAGCGCTATGCCCGCACCACGATCGCCCGCCTCGGCGACCGGCTGGATGCGGTGGCGACCTTCAACGAGCCTTGGTGCTCCGTCTGGCTCAGCCATCTCTACGGCATTCACGCGCCCGGCGAGCGGAACATGGAGGCAGCGCTCCATGCGCTGCACACCACCAACCTCGCCCATGGCCTTGCCGTGTCCGCCATTCGCGAAGAGCGGCCGAAGCTGCCCGTCGGCATCGTCATCAATCCCATGCATGTCTATGCCGGCAGCGATACCCCGGCCGATCAGGCCGCCGCCGAACGCGCCTTCGACTTCCACAACGGCGTCTTCTTCGGACCGATCTTCAAGGGCGCCTATCCGGACACCGTCCTCTCCGCGCTCGGAGAGCGGATGCCTCCGATCGAGGACGGCGACCTTGCGCTGATCAGCCAACCGCTCGACTGGTGGGGCGTCAACTACTACACCCCGATGCGCGTGGCGGATGATCCGACCGAGGGCGCGGAGTTTCCGGCAACGAAGCCGGCCCCCTTCGTCAATCAGGAGACGACGGATATCGGCTGGGAGATCTTTCCGCAGGCGCTGGGCGATCTGATCCGCACTGTGAATGCCCGCTACACGCTGCCCGACTGCTACATCACCGAGAACGGCGCCTGCTACAATATGGGCGTCGAGGACGGGGCGGTCGATGACCAGCCGCGGCTGGACTACATCGCCGATCACTTGTCGGTCACGGCCGACCTGATTGCCGAAGGCTACCCGATGCGCGGCTATTTCGCCTGGAGCCTGATGGACAATTTCGAATGGGCGGAGGGCTATCGCATGCGCTTCGGCATCGTCCACGTCGATTACGACACGCAGGCGCGCACGATCAAGAAGAGCGGTCTCTGGTACCAGTCGCTGGCGCGCAGCTTTCCCAAGGGCAATCACGGTGGTTCTGTCGGCGCGGAGGACCGCTCATCCTGATCCGACGCCCCAGATGTCATTTCCATACCGATCATCCTTCTCTCTGGCGGACGGCATGAATTCATATTAGGTACTCTTCATGTTCTTGCCTGCCCGGGCGCTGGTGTTCGGGCTGCGATGGGGATCATGATGGTCATGGAGTTCGGTTCGAAGAAGCGGCCTTCGCCGCTGATCCGCCTCGTGGGCTTTGTCGTCATGGCCTATGCCGTCTCCTGGTCCTTCTGGCTGCTCCAGGTGCTGATGCGGGACGCGTTCCCCAACGACCCTCGGCTCGGCCTGCTGCATCTTCTGGGAAGTCTCGGGCCGGCGGTGGCGGGGCTGTGCATGGCGACCGCGGCCGGCGGTCGCGCTGGCCTGCGCCGGTTGCTGGAGCGGGTGTTCGATTGGCAGGCCGGTGGCGGGCCCGGCGCGGTCGTCTGGCATGGCATTGCCTGGCTTGGGCCGTTTGTGGTGCTCTTCGTCGCGCAGGTTCTTGCCCAGGAGGCGGGTGCGGCGGTTCAGCCCGGCGTTCTCTCCCCAAGCGATGAGTTTCCCGGACTGCCGGTCTGGCTCTATTGGCTGGCCGTGCTGGTCTTCTACGGGTTCGGCGAGGAGATCGGCTGGCGCGGCTTCGCTTTGCCTTTGCTCCAGTCCCGCTTTCACCCCGTCGTCGCTACGCTGCTGCTCTCACTCATCTGGGCCGTCTGGCACTGGCCGCTCTTCCTGTTTTCCCCCGGGCTTTCCGTGCTCGATCCGACGGGGATGGCCGGGTGGTTCGCAAGCCTTGTCACCGGTGCCTTCCTTCTCACCTTTCTCTTCAACGCCAGCGGCGGCAGCGTGCTTGTCGTGGCGATCTTCCATGCCACGATGGACATCGCCTTCCTGGGGCCGCCGGCGGTTGCCATGCGGGTGGGGGCGCTCGTCACGGTCGCGGGCCTTGTTGTCTTCGCGCTCCTCGTGAAGCGCGGGCGGGCGATGGCGATAGGTGACGAATACGTCACGTGACCACCTTGACACATGCATGATTCTGAATATAAAACTCTGCTCATGGACGATGTCTTCGCCGCCTTGGCCCATCCGCTCCGGCGCGCGCTCCTGGACCGCCTGCACGCACAGGACGGGCAAACCTTGAGCGAGCTCGAGCGGAGCCAGCCCATCACCCGCTTTGGGGTGATGAAGCACCTTGGCGTGCTGGAGAACGCCCATCTGATCGTCACGCGCCGGATCGGCCGGGAGAAGCGCCACTATCTCAATCCGCTCCCCATTCAGGAAATCGCGGATCGCTGGATCGCGCGCTATGCCCAGCCTTTTCTGCGGACGATGAGCGACCTCAAAACCGCTGTCGAAGGAAAGGACGCCGCCATGGCCCCCGCAGCACCGCAGCATGTCTGGGAACTCTTCATTCGCGCCACGCCGCTTGCGGTGTGGACAATTCTGACCGATGACGAGAAGACGCCGCTCTGGCAACATTTCAACATGAGCTCCGTGACCGACTGGGCCGTCGGCGGCGCCATCACCTATCGCGTCGGCGACGCGGCGATGATCGTGGGCGAGGTTCTGGCCGTGGAGCCGCCGCATCGCTTTGTGCACACCTTCCGCGCGCAATGGTCGCCGGCGGTGGCGGCCGACCCGGCTTCGCGCGTTACCTGGCTTCTGGAGCCGGTGGGCGATGCAGCCTGCAAGCTGACGCTGATCCACGATGATTTCGGCGGCGAGACCGAGACGAGCAAGGCGGTCGTCGGTGGTTGGCCGGAGGCTCTGTCCCGGTTGAAGACGCTGGCGGAAACCGGTGTTCCCTTCCTGCTGCCCGGTCCGGCGGCGGCCTGATCGGGCCGTTCAGGCCCCGGCCGGTCCCTGCCGGGTCGGGTGCCGGAAGATCGTGACGCCGGATACATCGCGCTCGACCGCGGTCCAGCCACGCGACTCGTAGAAGCCGGCAACGTCCGGCACCGCGTGGAGGTGGAGATCGCTCGCATGCGGCGCCGCGCGGGACAGTGCGGCCGCAATCAGCCGGGCGCCGATGCCCCGGGCTCTGGCCTCCGGCTCCACCCAGAGCGAGGCGAGCCAGGGCCAGATGGCCGGGCGCAGCGGCAGGTCGTCATCGATCACCGAGACCGTGCCGAGAAAGGCCTCGCCCTCATGCGCGACAAGGGTAAAGGGGATGGCTTCGCAGAGCATGTTGCGGGCCATGTCCCGGTCGAGCTCGTCGAGGGTGAAGCCTTCCGCCTCTCCCCAGGCCGTGAAGATCCGATCGGTGACGATCGGACGAAACTGCGCCACCACGGCGAGCGGCGAGATGGTGACGGCATCCATGCCGGTCAGCTTCCGAGATGGCGGGTGCCGCGGGCGCGGGCAAGCTGCATCTGATGCTGCCTCTGGCGATAGCGCAGGCGATCCTCCTCGCTGCGGCTGTCGTGGCAGTGGACGCAGGCGACGCCCTCTTCATGCAGCGGCGAGGCGCGGTCCTCGGCCGTCAGCGGCTGGCGGCAGGCATGGCAGAGCGTATGATCTCCCTCCGCCAGCCCATGGGTCACCGACACGCGGTCGTCGAAGACGAAGCAGGCGCCATCCCACAGGCTCTCCTCGGCCGGCGTCTCCTCGAGATATTTGAGGATGCCGCCCTTGAGGTGGTAGACCTCCTCGAACCCCTGGGCCTTCATGAAGGCCGTCGCCTTTTCGCAGCGGATGCCGCCGGTGCAGTACATGGCGATCTTCGGCTTGTCGTGCAGCGCGGGGTTGGCCTTCACCCAGTCGGGGAATTCGCGGAAGGTTTTCGTCTTCGGGTCGAGAGCGCCGCGGAAGGTGCCGATTGCGGTCTCGTAATCGTTGCGCGTGTCGATCACCACCGTGTTCGGGTCCGAAATCAGCGCGTTCCAATCCTGCGGATCGACATAGGTGCCGACCGAGCGCAAGGGGTCGATATCCTCGACCCCCATGGTCACGATCTCTTTCTTCAGCCGCACCTTCATGCGCAGGAACGGCATCGCCGAGGCGCGGCTTTCCTTGTGCGTCAGCGTGGCGAATTCCGGCTGAGCGCGCAGCAGCGACAGCACGGCGTGGATGCCGGCATCGGGCCCCGCGATCGTGCCATTAATGCCTTCATGCGCAAGCAGCAGCGTGCCCTTGACGCCTTCGGCCTCGCAGGCCGCCTGCAGCGGCTGCCGGAACTCGGCGGCCCGCGAAAAGGGGGTGAAGTGATAAAGGGCTGCCACCAGAAACGGCGCGGTTTCCGGCGACACGGCGGTGGCGCTGTCGGTCATGCCCGTCAAATACAGGCTTCGCCGCTCCCATGCAACGCCCTGCGGCAGGCACGTCCTCCGCAGGGCCTGCTCTCAGTGCGGGTTCGGCACGAAGGCGCGCAGCCGGTGCCCGTCCGGATCGGTGCCGCAAACGGTATAGCCGAAATCGGCCTGCTCCGGCGCCTGCAGGATCGTGATGCCTTTCTCCTGCCAGTCGGCATGGCAGGCATCGACGGCGGAGCGATCCGGCAGGACGAAGGTCAACTCCGCGCTGCCCGGCGCCCCGGTTGCCGGAGGCTTGATCGTTTTCGACGACCAGAGCCCGAGGCGAGTGGCATCGTTGAGTGCGAAGAGCGAGAAGGTCGGGGCGCGGTCGATCGCCGGGCGACCGAGCAGACGCTCGTAGAAATCGGCACTCGCCAGTGGATCGCTGACGGTGAGGATGATGAACTGGGCATTCATGGCGGGTCTCCTGTGTTGGCCGGAGACGGTTTAGCCGGACATGCTGCCAGTTTCCGTCAGCATGCTGTCAGCCGGCCGGCAGCCCCTGGTCCCGCTTCCATTCGGCCATCAGAACCTCCGGCCGCCGTGGGCTGCGCTCCTCCGTCGGCTGCAGGGCGACGATCCGGTCGACCCGGAAATGCCGATGGCCGTTGCGCAGTTCGCACCAGGCAATCAGCACGCGGACATCCTCGAAATAGCCGAGCGCAAAGGGCCAGACCCGCCGCATCGTGGTGGCGCCCGTCTGATCGCGATAGGTCAGATCCAGTTTCAGCCCGGCGCGGATGGCAGCGCGCAAGGGGGTCAGGTCCGGCGGCCGGCTCTGGCCGGGCAGGGGGCGGGGAACGAGGAGAGCGGTGCGCTCCAGCTCGCGGCGCAGCTCCGGCGGCAGCACGGCAGCGATCTTGGCAAGGGCATGGCTCGCCGCCGCTTCCAGGGTCGGATCCGTGCGGGACGCTACCCAGCGCATGCCGAGCACCAGCGCCTCGATCTCCTCCTCCCGCAGCATGATCGGCGGCAGCAGGAAGCCCGGTTTCAGCTTGTAGCCGACCCCCGGTGCACCATCGATATCGGCCCCCTGGGCCTGCAGCGTGGCGATGTCGCGATACAGCGTGCGCAGGCTGACGCCCAAGGCGCCTGCAAGCGCCGCCCCCGAAACGGGGCGCCGATGGGCGCGCAGAAGCTGGATGAGGTCGAGAAGGCGGGCGGAGCGGGACATGGCGCATGAGCATAGGGATTACCAGCGGAAAGAAAACGGTGGTCCGCCGCAGTCCGGCCATTGCTCCGTCCGCGGCTGCGCCGCTCCGTGCATCCCTGCTGCCTGTGCTATGTCGCGAGTTTCCAAAGGCAGGCGATGCGCCGGGCTTCCTGCCCGGGGTCGATCCGGTAGAGCGCATCGGCCTCATCCAGAGCCCGCCGCCCCTCCGCGCCGATCTCCACCTCGAGCGCATGGCGCAGGATCACCTGATCCTCGGGCGAAATGAGTTCCGGTTCCGCCTCCAGCACCGCGAGCAGCACCGCAAAATCATGCAGCACGCCCAGCCGGTCGATCAGCGCCTTGATGGTCCGCTCGCGCTCCTGGAGCAATGACGGCCAAAGCCGCATCATGAGGAGGTGGTGGAAACGGTCGTCCTGGCAGCGTTTGCGCAGTGTATGGAAGGCCTCCGGCGTGCGGCTGGCGCGGGCCTCCTCAAGCGCCGCTTTCACGCGCCCGAGGCTCTTGCGCCAGGCTTTCTCGACGAGCCGCCGCGTCGCCTTGCTTCTATCGTCGAAGGCAAGGCTCGTGGCGGCCGTGCGGGCGTCCTTCAGCGCTTCGGCAAACTGCGCAAGGCGACCGTCGAGATCGGTCGCGGCCTCGATCATCCAGCCGCGCCGCGCTTTCAACGCATCCACGGCGCGCAGGGCCGCATCCTCTTCCTCGTCCGCCAGACGTGCACGCAACAGCTCGGCCGTGTCCACCAGCGCCTCGGCGTCGCGCAGCTGTGCCACCTGCCTCGAGGCGTCGCGCAGCCGTCTGTTCTCCGCCGTGCGCGCCTTGCCCGCCGCGCTGCCTGCGAAGCGGTAGAGGCCCCGCACCTTCTTCACCGCCTTTCGGGCCCTATGGATCGCCTCCATCGGCCCGCCCGGCCGCTGCTCCAGCTGGTCGATCGCCCGATCGAGCTGCGCTGTTGCCAGCCGGTGGAACTCGGCGGTGAAGGATCGTCTGGTCGAAAGTTTGAAAGCCATGCGCCTGCTCGCTGTTCATGCCTCTTCGGGCGGCTGCCCGTGGGTGGAAAGGGCGAAGTTGGAATAGCGCCCGTCCTCGGTCACCTCCACGCCCAGCCAATCCGGCAGTTCCGGCTCGTCCGCCTCGCTGCGCATCTCCACTTCGGCGACGATCAGCCCGGCATGGGCACCGGAAAAGACATCGACTTCCCAGACATGGGCGCCGCCGGGCACGCGATAGCGGGTCTTCTCGATCACCGTTCCGAGCGCGGCAGACAGCATGTCCTCCGCCTCCGACAGCGGCACCTCGAACTCGAAC
This region includes:
- a CDS encoding GNAT family N-acetyltransferase; this translates as MDAVTISPLAVVAQFRPIVTDRIFTAWGEAEGFTLDELDRDMARNMLCEAIPFTLVAHEGEAFLGTVSVIDDDLPLRPAIWPWLASLWVEPEARARGIGARLIAAALSRAAPHASDLHLHAVPDVAGFYESRGWTAVERDVSGVTIFRHPTRQGPAGA
- a CDS encoding rhodanese-related sulfurtransferase, coding for MTDSATAVSPETAPFLVAALYHFTPFSRAAEFRQPLQAACEAEGVKGTLLLAHEGINGTIAGPDAGIHAVLSLLRAQPEFATLTHKESRASAMPFLRMKVRLKKEIVTMGVEDIDPLRSVGTYVDPQDWNALISDPNTVVIDTRNDYETAIGTFRGALDPKTKTFREFPDWVKANPALHDKPKIAMYCTGGIRCEKATAFMKAQGFEEVYHLKGGILKYLEETPAEESLWDGACFVFDDRVSVTHGLAEGDHTLCHACRQPLTAEDRASPLHEEGVACVHCHDSRSEEDRLRYRQRQHQMQLARARGTRHLGS
- a CDS encoding CYTH domain-containing protein — its product is MAKEIERKFLVAGDGWRATAGTGVRMRQFYIAAMPDRSVRLRILDGTSARLTIKVGTGMLVRDEFEFEVPLSEAEDMLSAALGTVIEKTRYRVPGGAHVWEVDVFSGAHAGLIVAEVEMRSEADEPELPDWLGVEVTEDGRYSNFALSTHGQPPEEA
- a CDS encoding CHAD domain-containing protein; this translates as MAFKLSTRRSFTAEFHRLATAQLDRAIDQLEQRPGGPMEAIHRARKAVKKVRGLYRFAGSAAGKARTAENRRLRDASRQVAQLRDAEALVDTAELLRARLADEEEDAALRAVDALKARRGWMIEAATDLDGRLAQFAEALKDARTAATSLAFDDRSKATRRLVEKAWRKSLGRVKAALEEARASRTPEAFHTLRKRCQDDRFHHLLMMRLWPSLLQERERTIKALIDRLGVLHDFAVLLAVLEAEPELISPEDQVILRHALEVEIGAEGRRALDEADALYRIDPGQEARRIACLWKLAT
- a CDS encoding YafY family protein; the protein is MSRSARLLDLIQLLRAHRRPVSGAALAGALGVSLRTLYRDIATLQAQGADIDGAPGVGYKLKPGFLLPPIMLREEEIEALVLGMRWVASRTDPTLEAAASHALAKIAAVLPPELRRELERTALLVPRPLPGQSRPPDLTPLRAAIRAGLKLDLTYRDQTGATTMRRVWPFALGYFEDVRVLIAWCELRNGHRHFRVDRIVALQPTEERSPRRPEVLMAEWKRDQGLPAG
- a CDS encoding CPBP family intramembrane glutamic endopeptidase; its protein translation is MMVMEFGSKKRPSPLIRLVGFVVMAYAVSWSFWLLQVLMRDAFPNDPRLGLLHLLGSLGPAVAGLCMATAAGGRAGLRRLLERVFDWQAGGGPGAVVWHGIAWLGPFVVLFVAQVLAQEAGAAVQPGVLSPSDEFPGLPVWLYWLAVLVFYGFGEEIGWRGFALPLLQSRFHPVVATLLLSLIWAVWHWPLFLFSPGLSVLDPTGMAGWFASLVTGAFLLTFLFNASGGSVLVVAIFHATMDIAFLGPPAVAMRVGALVTVAGLVVFALLVKRGRAMAIGDEYVT
- a CDS encoding VOC family protein, yielding MNAQFIILTVSDPLASADFYERLLGRPAIDRAPTFSLFALNDATRLGLWSSKTIKPPATGAPGSAELTFVLPDRSAVDACHADWQEKGITILQAPEQADFGYTVCGTDPDGHRLRAFVPNPH
- a CDS encoding ArsR/SmtB family transcription factor: MDDVFAALAHPLRRALLDRLHAQDGQTLSELERSQPITRFGVMKHLGVLENAHLIVTRRIGREKRHYLNPLPIQEIADRWIARYAQPFLRTMSDLKTAVEGKDAAMAPAAPQHVWELFIRATPLAVWTILTDDEKTPLWQHFNMSSVTDWAVGGAITYRVGDAAMIVGEVLAVEPPHRFVHTFRAQWSPAVAADPASRVTWLLEPVGDAACKLTLIHDDFGGETETSKAVVGGWPEALSRLKTLAETGVPFLLPGPAAA